A genomic region of Mesobacillus jeotgali contains the following coding sequences:
- a CDS encoding helix-turn-helix domain-containing protein, translating into METVVLSILKRINGERTIYSLFHLLQGKRSSQTIQDAHLYKITPYFHTYPSVTREGLEKMINRLQHRGLVEEIADTKVMLTGKGEATLEQELSKYRLPDYLNGWKYHQVTDTFWERLTLLIQVSSNLINQERSFIPVRNKRETLTWVKQYIKQQNEDRYKLAERLYGELICALDNEKTKPELVVLRLTGYRKIGLTTMQAAEWIGLEPAHYHFEFLNCLHAMFDKVLGNSEAYPLLNGLIRKAERNVPLTISTDKTYKLMQKGYTLEEIAAVRNLKQSTIEDHVVEIALSIKEFNIDHYVPLNKRESILQAAQRNSAKKLKQIKEQVADASYFEIRLVLAKYGDVEWS; encoded by the coding sequence TTGGAGACAGTTGTTTTATCAATATTGAAACGGATCAATGGTGAAAGAACCATCTATTCGTTATTTCACCTTTTACAGGGAAAGCGTTCCTCCCAGACGATTCAGGACGCTCATTTATATAAGATCACCCCATACTTTCATACATATCCCTCAGTTACTCGAGAAGGACTAGAAAAAATGATTAACCGGCTGCAGCATAGAGGGCTGGTGGAGGAAATAGCAGATACGAAGGTAATGTTAACAGGAAAGGGCGAAGCCACCCTGGAACAGGAGTTGTCTAAATACAGGCTTCCTGACTATCTAAATGGCTGGAAATATCACCAGGTGACTGATACTTTTTGGGAGAGGTTAACGTTGCTTATTCAGGTGAGTTCAAATCTGATTAACCAAGAACGCTCCTTTATACCTGTCAGGAATAAGCGAGAAACCCTTACCTGGGTAAAACAATACATTAAGCAACAAAATGAAGATCGATATAAGCTGGCAGAAAGGCTGTATGGTGAGCTTATATGTGCACTGGACAATGAAAAGACAAAGCCCGAACTGGTTGTTTTAAGGTTGACAGGCTACAGGAAAATTGGTTTGACGACTATGCAGGCTGCCGAATGGATTGGACTGGAACCAGCTCACTATCATTTCGAATTCCTGAATTGCTTGCATGCAATGTTTGATAAGGTCCTGGGGAATTCAGAAGCTTATCCATTACTTAATGGATTGATCAGGAAGGCAGAGCGTAACGTTCCTTTGACGATTTCGACAGATAAGACATATAAATTAATGCAGAAGGGTTACACCCTGGAAGAGATAGCGGCTGTCCGAAATCTAAAACAAAGCACTATCGAGGATCATGTTGTGGAAATTGCTCTCTCTATCAAGGAGTTCAATATAGATCACTATGTTCCTCTGAATAAAAGGGAAAGCATTCTACAGGCAGCACAGCGGAATTCTGCTAAAAAGTTAAAGCAAATCAAAGAACAAGTGGCTGATGCTTCCTATTTTGAAATCAGGCTTGTTCTGGCTAAATATGGTGATGTGGAATGGAGTTAA
- a CDS encoding ferredoxin, with protein MAKYTIVDKETCIACGACGAAAPDIYDYDDEGIAFVTLDENEGIVEIPDVLIDDMMDAFEGCPTDSIKVADEPFNGDATKFE; from the coding sequence ATGGCTAAGTACACAATTGTTGACAAAGAAACTTGTATTGCATGCGGAGCTTGCGGTGCTGCTGCTCCAGATATCTACGATTACGACGATGAAGGCATCGCATTCGTAACACTTGATGAAAATGAAGGTATCGTTGAGATTCCTGATGTATTAATTGACGACATGATGGACGCTTTCGAAGGCTGCCCAACTGACTCAATCAAAGTTGCAGATGAGCCATTTAACGGAGATGCTACAAAGTTCGAATAA
- a CDS encoding ECF transporter S component, translating to MKKFSVKAMVSIGMLSSISYVLMLLNFPLPPFPKFLMVDFSDLPALIAALIFGPVAGILVEFLKNTLDYFMTGSDTGVPVGHAANFVAGVLFILPTYYIYQRMKSNRGMTFALVAGTASMAILMSILNYYVFLPAYTLFLNMPAMSGPEARAMIVAGILPFNFVKGILMSVIFMLMFTRMKTWIERQQTFKSA from the coding sequence ATGAAAAAATTTAGTGTTAAAGCAATGGTATCAATTGGTATGCTGAGCAGTATCTCTTATGTATTGATGCTGCTGAATTTTCCGCTGCCGCCGTTCCCGAAATTTTTAATGGTCGATTTCAGCGATCTTCCTGCATTGATTGCTGCGTTGATTTTTGGTCCGGTAGCTGGTATTTTAGTAGAATTCTTGAAGAATACGCTTGATTATTTCATGACAGGCAGTGATACTGGTGTACCAGTAGGCCATGCTGCCAACTTTGTTGCAGGAGTTTTATTCATTCTGCCAACTTACTATATTTATCAACGGATGAAATCCAATAGAGGAATGACGTTTGCCTTAGTGGCTGGGACAGCAAGTATGGCTATCCTGATGAGTATCCTTAATTACTACGTTTTCCTTCCTGCCTACACATTGTTCTTGAACATGCCAGCAATGTCTGGACCGGAAGCAAGGGCTATGATTGTTGCAGGGATTCTACCATTCAATTTCGTTAAAGGCATACTGATGTCTGTCATTTTCATGCTGATGTTCACAAGGATGAAAACATGGATTGAGAGACAGCAAACATTCAAAAGTGCATAA
- the serA gene encoding phosphoglycerate dehydrogenase → MFQVLAADSIKEEGLQPLLEQDGIQVHIGSVDSGSVDIQKVDALIVRSATKVTAELLDRMPSLKIVGRAGVGVDNIDIAEATKRGIIIVNAPDGNTISTAEHTFAMMSALMRNIPQAHSSVKKGEWKRNQYIGNELYGKTLGIIGLGRIGSELAKRARAFGMSVKVYDPFLTMERAEVLGVQLSSFDEVLAETDIISVHTPLTKETKGLLNEKTLSQTKKGVYLLNCARGGIIDEIALAHYIEKGHVAGAALDVFEIEPPGDHPLLKLDSVITTPHLGASTKEAQLNVATQVAREISTYFENKPVANSINLPAMSKEIYEKIQPYHQLAKEMGKIVSECHNKGISELTATYSGTAAELETSFLTKALLAGFFENRIDVKVNEVNAIHIAKERGIMVGEKVTGNSFGYANTITVKASGDGEAFTARGTYIEHYGPRIVSLDGFNIDFHPSGNLLYIQHMDRPGVIGHVGKVLGDHGVNIATMQVGRKEAGGEAIMVLSFDKPLEDEMIDKLKSLQDIVTINSIIL, encoded by the coding sequence ATGTTCCAGGTTCTAGCGGCAGATTCAATAAAGGAAGAAGGCTTACAGCCATTATTAGAACAGGATGGTATCCAGGTACATATCGGGAGTGTTGACTCTGGCAGTGTTGATATACAAAAAGTCGATGCTCTTATCGTCAGGAGCGCAACGAAAGTCACCGCAGAACTGCTGGATAGAATGCCATCGTTAAAGATCGTCGGCCGGGCTGGAGTCGGAGTCGATAATATCGATATTGCCGAAGCGACAAAAAGAGGAATTATCATCGTCAATGCCCCAGATGGAAATACCATTTCAACCGCAGAACATACCTTTGCGATGATGTCCGCACTAATGAGAAATATCCCCCAGGCACACTCCTCTGTTAAAAAGGGAGAATGGAAAAGAAACCAATATATCGGCAATGAGCTCTACGGAAAAACATTAGGAATTATTGGTTTGGGAAGGATTGGTTCAGAGCTCGCAAAAAGGGCCAGGGCTTTTGGGATGTCAGTTAAGGTGTACGACCCGTTCCTGACGATGGAGCGAGCTGAAGTTTTAGGCGTCCAATTATCTTCTTTTGACGAGGTTCTCGCTGAAACGGACATCATCTCGGTCCACACACCTTTGACGAAAGAAACGAAAGGACTTCTTAATGAAAAGACATTGAGTCAAACTAAAAAAGGAGTTTACCTCCTCAATTGTGCGAGAGGCGGAATAATTGATGAAATCGCTCTTGCGCATTACATTGAAAAGGGCCATGTCGCCGGTGCTGCACTTGATGTATTCGAAATTGAACCCCCAGGTGACCACCCTTTATTGAAACTTGATTCTGTCATCACTACCCCACACCTAGGAGCCTCAACTAAAGAAGCGCAATTGAATGTTGCCACCCAGGTCGCCAGAGAAATCAGTACTTATTTTGAAAATAAACCTGTTGCCAACTCAATCAATCTCCCAGCGATGTCTAAAGAAATCTATGAGAAAATACAGCCTTATCACCAGCTTGCGAAAGAAATGGGCAAGATTGTCTCAGAATGCCACAACAAAGGAATCAGTGAGCTTACCGCCACCTATTCAGGTACCGCTGCGGAACTGGAAACCTCCTTTTTAACAAAGGCACTGCTGGCAGGTTTTTTCGAAAACCGCATTGATGTGAAAGTAAATGAAGTGAATGCAATCCATATTGCAAAAGAACGCGGTATCATGGTTGGGGAAAAAGTGACTGGAAATTCATTTGGTTACGCAAATACCATTACAGTAAAAGCCAGCGGTGACGGAGAAGCTTTTACAGCAAGAGGAACTTACATCGAGCATTACGGACCAAGAATTGTCAGCCTGGACGGCTTTAACATTGATTTCCACCCATCAGGGAACCTTCTGTATATCCAGCATATGGACCGTCCCGGTGTGATCGGACATGTAGGAAAGGTCCTGGGTGACCACGGAGTGAACATCGCGACAATGCAGGTCGGCAGAAAAGAGGCTGGCGGCGAGGCCATCATGGTTCTCTCTTTTGACAAACCGCTTGAAGATGAAATGATCGACAAGCTGAAATCACTGCAGGACATCGTCACGATTAACAGTATTATACTCTAA
- a CDS encoding histidinol-phosphatase, whose translation MLTDYHNHLERGTLTLDYLKQFTDTANQKGIQHFGISEHAYHFYQTADILRNSWVDERRFYDMADYVHLFQEAWRNEIDVKMSIEMDYTPGKHKEMEQFIKSYDFDYVIGSIHWIDDFGIDLAEYRKEWDRRDVYEVYRSYFDQVVTLAQSNLFDIIGHIDLVKIFKYVPEDESFLLEQYDRATTALAQSKTCVEISTAGLRKPTQNLYPDERLLQMCFDKQIPIVLSSDAHVPEHVGADFDQALTLARQVGYEEIITFSKGERKSYPLG comes from the coding sequence ATGCTGACGGATTACCACAACCATTTGGAAAGAGGCACATTGACGCTTGATTATTTGAAACAGTTTACTGATACAGCCAATCAAAAGGGAATCCAGCATTTCGGGATTTCTGAGCATGCATATCATTTTTATCAGACTGCAGATATTTTACGCAACAGCTGGGTGGATGAACGAAGATTCTATGATATGGCAGATTACGTCCACCTTTTTCAGGAAGCCTGGAGAAACGAAATTGATGTTAAAATGTCAATCGAGATGGACTACACTCCTGGCAAGCATAAGGAAATGGAACAGTTCATCAAAAGCTATGACTTTGATTATGTAATTGGTTCGATCCATTGGATTGATGATTTTGGCATTGATCTTGCCGAGTATCGAAAAGAATGGGACAGAAGAGATGTTTATGAAGTTTATCGAAGTTATTTTGACCAGGTAGTAACACTGGCGCAGTCAAATTTGTTTGATATAATCGGGCATATCGATCTTGTAAAGATTTTTAAATATGTCCCTGAGGATGAAAGTTTCCTATTGGAACAGTATGATAGGGCGACAACGGCGTTGGCGCAATCCAAGACCTGTGTGGAAATAAGTACTGCAGGCTTGAGGAAGCCTACTCAGAATTTATATCCTGATGAAAGGCTATTGCAGATGTGCTTTGATAAGCAAATACCAATTGTGTTGTCATCGGATGCCCATGTACCTGAACATGTTGGTGCTGATTTTGATCAGGCTCTGACACTTGCCAGGCAAGTTGGGTATGAAGAAATTATCACCTTCTCCAAAGGGGAACGAAAATCATATCCTTTGGGTTAA
- a CDS encoding M23 family metallopeptidase — translation MQDYIKRLLIAGLMALCISLLFLGGKHSQAEMLDIKELTLDWVWPAEGVVTDLYGTRHGHHKGIDIAGKFKTPIHSVDKGIVTKSYYSGSYGHVVFIKHDNNLETVYAHLNKRNVKEGQVVQQGDIIGLMGNTGDSSGVHLHFEIHEEKWTYGKENAVDPVLALGEAAVGQPVAAMEQKSNEVSLATIAKLRLTDDTSINNQGENESVKINAQDTVAAVPPSKEKQVKHTVQKGETLWAIARQYNTSVEAIKQKNNINNSHISHGDILVIEQSDDKSYVVASGDTLHSIARKTNTSIEKLKALNNLTSDTIRPQQILITR, via the coding sequence ATGCAGGATTATATAAAGCGTTTACTCATTGCCGGGTTAATGGCACTCTGTATCAGTTTGCTATTTCTTGGCGGAAAGCACTCTCAGGCAGAAATGCTCGATATAAAGGAATTGACTTTAGATTGGGTTTGGCCAGCTGAAGGGGTCGTTACGGATTTATATGGAACACGCCATGGCCACCACAAGGGAATTGACATTGCAGGTAAATTCAAAACACCTATACATAGTGTTGATAAAGGAATTGTAACAAAGTCATATTATTCGGGATCATATGGACATGTTGTGTTCATTAAGCATGATAACAATCTGGAAACTGTATACGCCCATTTGAACAAAAGGAATGTTAAGGAAGGACAGGTCGTTCAGCAAGGAGATATTATCGGCCTGATGGGAAACACCGGCGATTCTTCTGGTGTTCATCTTCATTTTGAAATCCATGAAGAAAAATGGACATATGGAAAGGAAAATGCCGTAGACCCTGTATTGGCTTTGGGAGAAGCAGCTGTAGGACAACCTGTAGCAGCTATGGAGCAAAAAAGTAATGAAGTGTCGCTGGCAACAATCGCGAAGCTGCGTCTGACCGATGATACCTCCATTAATAATCAAGGTGAGAATGAAAGTGTGAAAATAAATGCACAGGATACAGTGGCTGCCGTCCCTCCGTCAAAAGAAAAACAGGTAAAGCATACCGTCCAAAAAGGAGAAACTCTCTGGGCAATAGCACGACAATATAACACATCGGTAGAAGCGATTAAGCAAAAGAATAACATAAATAATAGCCATATCTCTCATGGTGATATATTAGTAATCGAGCAATCAGATGATAAGAGTTATGTCGTTGCATCAGGGGATACACTGCATTCAATCGCAAGAAAGACAAACACATCTATTGAAAAATTAAAAGCCTTGAACAATCTTACGTCTGACACGATACGCCCTCAGCAAATATTAATAACCCGATAA
- the sigX gene encoding RNA polymerase sigma factor SigX translates to MNSVFDELYQKYHHDVFQFLFYMVKSRELAEDLVQEVYIRVLKAYDRFEGKSSEKTWLFSIAKNVAIDHFRKQKGWKQRLLESFDMSARQVRDDQPLPEEVALQSEEIQMMYKCLDQCTVDQRMVIIMRYIHELTISETAEALSWTESKVKTTQHRALKTLKKLMEEMIEKEGMTSEKVTAKR, encoded by the coding sequence ATGAACTCCGTTTTTGATGAATTGTATCAAAAATATCATCATGACGTTTTTCAATTTTTATTTTATATGGTTAAAAGCAGGGAGCTGGCTGAAGACCTTGTACAGGAAGTATACATTCGCGTTTTGAAGGCATACGACCGGTTTGAAGGAAAGAGCAGTGAAAAGACATGGCTGTTTTCGATTGCCAAAAATGTTGCGATTGATCATTTTCGCAAACAGAAGGGCTGGAAGCAGCGATTGCTTGAATCATTTGATATGTCTGCACGCCAGGTAAGGGATGATCAGCCCCTTCCTGAAGAAGTGGCACTTCAAAGTGAAGAGATTCAAATGATGTACAAGTGCCTTGACCAATGCACGGTTGACCAGCGAATGGTCATCATCATGCGCTATATACATGAGTTAACTATCAGTGAAACAGCAGAAGCTTTATCATGGACGGAAAGTAAGGTAAAGACGACTCAGCACCGTGCTCTGAAGACATTGAAAAAGCTGATGGAAGAAATGATTGAAAAGGAAGGGATGACTAGTGAAAAAGTCACAGCTAAGCGATAA